The Archocentrus centrarchus isolate MPI-CPG fArcCen1 chromosome 12, fArcCen1, whole genome shotgun sequence genome includes a window with the following:
- the katnal2 gene encoding katanin p60 ATPase-containing subunit A-like 2 isoform X1: MMELSYQSMKIAHQAREADEQRTEMRKKSLLILIYHHLLGQGYVAAAVALDQETNGGVRRFEVSDNIDLEMVLMEYESYHYIKFQKYPKLIRRIAETGERRRSTAKRSPCSAGKPLPKINPSQNPHSRNGAKKAATSDNDGSLAPESSEFGLSISSIKNGPAGESATNRKGQMTDVKGTIQDVVRGAGINSDHMERLLKPLSGFSGMSGEMRELAAIISRDIYLHSPNVRWEDIIGLEDAKRLVKEAVVYPIKYPQLFTGILSPWKGLLLYGPPGTGKTLLAKAVATECKTTFFNISASSIVSKWRGDSEKLVRVLFELARYHAPSTIFLDELESVMGQRGSSMGGEHEGSRRMKTELLVQMDGLARSDDLVFVLAASNLPWELDHAMLRRLEKRILVSLPSSPARQAMISHWLPPLSCTGGVELRTALDYETLAKEMEGYSGSDIRLVCKEAAMRPVRKIFDALESHQDDDTEMPPIQLETVTTADFLDVTKHTKPSARNLMDRYTAWEREYKSV, encoded by the exons ATGATGGAGCTTTCTTATCAGTCTATGAAAATCGCCCATCAGGCCCGAGAGGCG GATGAGCAGAGGACAGAGATGAGGAAGAAAagcctcctcatcctcatctaTCACCACCTACTGGGGCAAGG TTATGTAGCTGCAGCAGTGGCCTTGGACCAGGAGACAAATGGAGGTGTGAGGAGGTTCGAGGTTAGTGATAACATCGATCTGGAGATGGTGCTGATGGAGTACGAGAGCTACCACTACATCAAATTCCAGAAGTATCCCAAACTTATAAGAAGAATAGCAGAAACAG GTGAAAGAAGACGGAGTACAGCCAAGAG AAGTCCCTGTTCAGCTGGGAAACCTCTTCCAAAAATCAACCCATCCCAGAACCCACACTCCAGAAATGGAGCCAAGAAGGCAGCCACTAGT GATAATGATGGATCTCTTGCTCCAGAGTCGTCAGAATTTGGTCTCAGCATTTCCTCCATCAAAAATGGACCAGCTGGAGAGTCCGCCACGAACAGGAAG GGACAGATGACTGATGTCAAAGGTACAATCCAGGATGTTGTCAGAGGAGCTGGCATTAACTCAGACCACATG GAACGGCTACTGAAGCCCCTCAGTGGCTTTTCTGGAATGAGCGGTGAGATGAGGGAACTAGCTGCAATCATCAGCAGG GACATCTATTTGCACAGCCCCAATGTGCGATGGGAGGACATCATCGGTCTGGAAGATGCCAAGCGATTAGTCAAAGAGGCCGTCGTTTATCCCATTAAG TATCCCCAACTCTTTACAGGCATCCTGTCTCCATGGAAGGGTTTACTACTCTATGGCCCTCCAG GCACAGGTAAGACATTGCTGGCCAAGGCCGTGGCTACAGAGTGTAAGACAACCTTCTTCAACATCTCAGCTTCCAGCATCGTCAGCAAGTGGAGGGGAGACTCTGAGAAACTGGTCAGG GTCCTATTTGAGCTGGCCAGGTACCACGCGCCATCCACCATCTTCCTGGATGAGCTTGAGTCAGTGATGGGCCAGAGAGGAAGCAGCATGGG AGGCGAGCACGAGGGGAGTCGCAGGATGAAGACGGAGTTGCTGGTTCAGATGGATGGACTGGCCCGTTCAGATGACTTGGTGTTTGTACTTGCTGCCTCCAACCTACCTTG GGAACTGGACCATGCAATGCTGAGGAGGTTAGAGAAGAGGATTCTAGTAAGTCTCCCCTCTTCACCAGCCCGCCAAGCCATGATTTCTCACTGGCTGCCTCCTCTCAGCTGCACAGGAGGGGTGGAGCTACGGACTGCGCTGGACTATGAAACACTGGCAAAG GAGATGGAGGGCTACTCTGGCTCTGACATAAGACTGGTATGTAAGGAAGCTGCCATGAGACCAGTTCGAAAGATCTTTGATGCTCTGGAGTCGCATCAGGATG ATGATACAGAAATGCCTCCCATCCAACTGGAAACTGTAACGACAGCCGATTTTCTGGACGTGACTAAACACACCAAACCCTCAGCACGAAACCTGATGGACAGATACACAGCCTGGGAGAGAGAGTACAAGTCTGTCTAA
- the katnal2 gene encoding katanin p60 ATPase-containing subunit A-like 2 isoform X3, with protein sequence MVLMEYESYHYIKFQKYPKLIRRIAETGERRRSTAKRSPCSAGKPLPKINPSQNPHSRNGAKKAATSDNDGSLAPESSEFGLSISSIKNGPAGESATNRKGQMTDVKGTIQDVVRGAGINSDHMERLLKPLSGFSGMSGEMRELAAIISRDIYLHSPNVRWEDIIGLEDAKRLVKEAVVYPIKYPQLFTGILSPWKGLLLYGPPGTGKTLLAKAVATECKTTFFNISASSIVSKWRGDSEKLVRVLFELARYHAPSTIFLDELESVMGQRGSSMGGEHEGSRRMKTELLVQMDGLARSDDLVFVLAASNLPWELDHAMLRRLEKRILVSLPSSPARQAMISHWLPPLSCTGGVELRTALDYETLAKEMEGYSGSDIRLVCKEAAMRPVRKIFDALESHQDDDTEMPPIQLETVTTADFLDVTKHTKPSARNLMDRYTAWEREYKSV encoded by the exons ATGGTGCTGATGGAGTACGAGAGCTACCACTACATCAAATTCCAGAAGTATCCCAAACTTATAAGAAGAATAGCAGAAACAG GTGAAAGAAGACGGAGTACAGCCAAGAG AAGTCCCTGTTCAGCTGGGAAACCTCTTCCAAAAATCAACCCATCCCAGAACCCACACTCCAGAAATGGAGCCAAGAAGGCAGCCACTAGT GATAATGATGGATCTCTTGCTCCAGAGTCGTCAGAATTTGGTCTCAGCATTTCCTCCATCAAAAATGGACCAGCTGGAGAGTCCGCCACGAACAGGAAG GGACAGATGACTGATGTCAAAGGTACAATCCAGGATGTTGTCAGAGGAGCTGGCATTAACTCAGACCACATG GAACGGCTACTGAAGCCCCTCAGTGGCTTTTCTGGAATGAGCGGTGAGATGAGGGAACTAGCTGCAATCATCAGCAGG GACATCTATTTGCACAGCCCCAATGTGCGATGGGAGGACATCATCGGTCTGGAAGATGCCAAGCGATTAGTCAAAGAGGCCGTCGTTTATCCCATTAAG TATCCCCAACTCTTTACAGGCATCCTGTCTCCATGGAAGGGTTTACTACTCTATGGCCCTCCAG GCACAGGTAAGACATTGCTGGCCAAGGCCGTGGCTACAGAGTGTAAGACAACCTTCTTCAACATCTCAGCTTCCAGCATCGTCAGCAAGTGGAGGGGAGACTCTGAGAAACTGGTCAGG GTCCTATTTGAGCTGGCCAGGTACCACGCGCCATCCACCATCTTCCTGGATGAGCTTGAGTCAGTGATGGGCCAGAGAGGAAGCAGCATGGG AGGCGAGCACGAGGGGAGTCGCAGGATGAAGACGGAGTTGCTGGTTCAGATGGATGGACTGGCCCGTTCAGATGACTTGGTGTTTGTACTTGCTGCCTCCAACCTACCTTG GGAACTGGACCATGCAATGCTGAGGAGGTTAGAGAAGAGGATTCTAGTAAGTCTCCCCTCTTCACCAGCCCGCCAAGCCATGATTTCTCACTGGCTGCCTCCTCTCAGCTGCACAGGAGGGGTGGAGCTACGGACTGCGCTGGACTATGAAACACTGGCAAAG GAGATGGAGGGCTACTCTGGCTCTGACATAAGACTGGTATGTAAGGAAGCTGCCATGAGACCAGTTCGAAAGATCTTTGATGCTCTGGAGTCGCATCAGGATG ATGATACAGAAATGCCTCCCATCCAACTGGAAACTGTAACGACAGCCGATTTTCTGGACGTGACTAAACACACCAAACCCTCAGCACGAAACCTGATGGACAGATACACAGCCTGGGAGAGAGAGTACAAGTCTGTCTAA
- the sigmar1 gene encoding sigma non-opioid intracellular receptor 1, with product MSLAKITLRLLVFAAVTVLAVLLLQYWLASKQYVFNKEDVSKLAKQYAGQDHEQAFSKVVVELRKRYPGHILPDEDLQWVFVNAGGWMGSMCVLHASLTEYLILFGTAVDTGGHSGRYWAEISDTVISGTFRQWKEGTTKSEIYYPGDTIVHAVGEATSVQWSAGTWMVEYGRGFIPSTLGFALADTIFSTQDFLTMYYTFNVYMKGLLLEAGTLLTEVGVL from the exons ATGTCCCTGGCCAAAATCACTTTAAGACTGTTGGTGTTCGCTGCAGTCACCGTCCTGGCTGTACTGCTGCTGCAGTACTGGCTGGCCAGTAAGCAGTACGTGTTCAACAAAGAAGACGTCTCCAAATTGGCCAAACAGTATGCAG GTCAGGACCATGAGCAGGCTTTCTCCAAAGTGGTTGTGGAGCTCAGGAAAAG ATATCCTGGCCACATCCTGCCAGACGAGGACTTGCAGTGGGTGTTTGTGAACGCTGGAGGCTGGATGGGCTCCATGTGTGTCCTCCATGCCTCTCTCACAGAGTACTTGATACTGTTTGGTACTGCGGTGGACACAGGAGGACACTCag GTCGTTATTGGGCTGAAATTTCTGACACCGTTATCTCTGGCACCTTCAGACAGTGGAAGGAGGGGACGACAAAGAGTGAAATATACTATCCTG GTGACACCATTGTACATGCTGTAGGAGAGGCCACATCAGTCCAGTGGAGTGCCGGGACTTGGATGGTGGAGTACGGCAGAGGCTTCATCCCTTCCACGCTGGGCTTTGCTCTAGCAGACACCATTTTCAGCACCCAGGACTTCCTCACAATGTACTACACTTTTAATGTCTACATGAAAGGTTTGCTGCTTGAGGCTGGCACACTACTTACAGAAGTTGGTGTTCTCTAA
- the katnal2 gene encoding katanin p60 ATPase-containing subunit A-like 2 isoform X2, with protein sequence MMELSYQSMKIAHQAREADEQRTEMRKKSLLILIYHHLLGQGYVAAAVALDQETNGGVRRFEVSDNIDLEMVLMEYESYHYIKFQKYPKLIRRIAETGERRRSTAKRSPCSAGKPLPKINPSQNPHSRNGAKKAATSDNDGSLAPESSEFGLSISSIKNGPAGESATNRKGQMTDVKGTIQDVVRGAGINSDHMDIYLHSPNVRWEDIIGLEDAKRLVKEAVVYPIKYPQLFTGILSPWKGLLLYGPPGTGKTLLAKAVATECKTTFFNISASSIVSKWRGDSEKLVRVLFELARYHAPSTIFLDELESVMGQRGSSMGGEHEGSRRMKTELLVQMDGLARSDDLVFVLAASNLPWELDHAMLRRLEKRILVSLPSSPARQAMISHWLPPLSCTGGVELRTALDYETLAKEMEGYSGSDIRLVCKEAAMRPVRKIFDALESHQDDDTEMPPIQLETVTTADFLDVTKHTKPSARNLMDRYTAWEREYKSV encoded by the exons ATGATGGAGCTTTCTTATCAGTCTATGAAAATCGCCCATCAGGCCCGAGAGGCG GATGAGCAGAGGACAGAGATGAGGAAGAAAagcctcctcatcctcatctaTCACCACCTACTGGGGCAAGG TTATGTAGCTGCAGCAGTGGCCTTGGACCAGGAGACAAATGGAGGTGTGAGGAGGTTCGAGGTTAGTGATAACATCGATCTGGAGATGGTGCTGATGGAGTACGAGAGCTACCACTACATCAAATTCCAGAAGTATCCCAAACTTATAAGAAGAATAGCAGAAACAG GTGAAAGAAGACGGAGTACAGCCAAGAG AAGTCCCTGTTCAGCTGGGAAACCTCTTCCAAAAATCAACCCATCCCAGAACCCACACTCCAGAAATGGAGCCAAGAAGGCAGCCACTAGT GATAATGATGGATCTCTTGCTCCAGAGTCGTCAGAATTTGGTCTCAGCATTTCCTCCATCAAAAATGGACCAGCTGGAGAGTCCGCCACGAACAGGAAG GGACAGATGACTGATGTCAAAGGTACAATCCAGGATGTTGTCAGAGGAGCTGGCATTAACTCAGACCACATG GACATCTATTTGCACAGCCCCAATGTGCGATGGGAGGACATCATCGGTCTGGAAGATGCCAAGCGATTAGTCAAAGAGGCCGTCGTTTATCCCATTAAG TATCCCCAACTCTTTACAGGCATCCTGTCTCCATGGAAGGGTTTACTACTCTATGGCCCTCCAG GCACAGGTAAGACATTGCTGGCCAAGGCCGTGGCTACAGAGTGTAAGACAACCTTCTTCAACATCTCAGCTTCCAGCATCGTCAGCAAGTGGAGGGGAGACTCTGAGAAACTGGTCAGG GTCCTATTTGAGCTGGCCAGGTACCACGCGCCATCCACCATCTTCCTGGATGAGCTTGAGTCAGTGATGGGCCAGAGAGGAAGCAGCATGGG AGGCGAGCACGAGGGGAGTCGCAGGATGAAGACGGAGTTGCTGGTTCAGATGGATGGACTGGCCCGTTCAGATGACTTGGTGTTTGTACTTGCTGCCTCCAACCTACCTTG GGAACTGGACCATGCAATGCTGAGGAGGTTAGAGAAGAGGATTCTAGTAAGTCTCCCCTCTTCACCAGCCCGCCAAGCCATGATTTCTCACTGGCTGCCTCCTCTCAGCTGCACAGGAGGGGTGGAGCTACGGACTGCGCTGGACTATGAAACACTGGCAAAG GAGATGGAGGGCTACTCTGGCTCTGACATAAGACTGGTATGTAAGGAAGCTGCCATGAGACCAGTTCGAAAGATCTTTGATGCTCTGGAGTCGCATCAGGATG ATGATACAGAAATGCCTCCCATCCAACTGGAAACTGTAACGACAGCCGATTTTCTGGACGTGACTAAACACACCAAACCCTCAGCACGAAACCTGATGGACAGATACACAGCCTGGGAGAGAGAGTACAAGTCTGTCTAA
- the hdhd2 gene encoding haloacid dehalogenase-like hydrolase domain-containing protein 2, whose translation MAGRRALKAVLIDLSGTLHIEDTAVQGAQDALNRLRQASVAVKFVTNTTKESKRILFERLQRLNFNLQENEIFTSLSAARSLLEQKQHRPLLLVEDSALEDFTGIDTLEPNAVVIGLAPDHFNYSTLNKAFRMILDGAPLIAIHKARYYKRKDGLALGPGPFVTGLEYATDCKATVVGKPENTFFTQALSDLGCCPSEAVMIGDDARDDVGGAQNAGMLGILVRTGKYREGDENKISPPPYLTCDSFPDAVEHILQNLL comes from the exons ATGGCGGGCAGACGAGCTCTGAAGGCTGTGCTCATTGACCTGAGTGGAACTCTGCATATAGAAGACACAGCAGTGCAGGGAGCGCAGGACGCCCTCAACAG GTTGCGGCAGGCTTCTGTAGCTGTCAAGTttgtgaccaacacaaccaagGAGAGTAAGAGGATCTTGTTTGAAAGGCTGCAACGCCTCAACTTTAATCTCCAG GAAAATGAGATCTTCACTTCTCTGAGTGCAGCGAGGAGTTTGTTAGAGCAGAAACAACACAGACCTCTGCTGCTGGTGGAAGACAGCGCCCTGGAAGACTTCACCG GGATTGATACATTGGAGCCAAATGCTGTCGTCATTGGACTCGCTCCCGATCACTTCAACTACTCAACACTCAACAAGGCTTTCAG AATGATTCTGGATGGAGCTCCGCTCATCGCCATCCATAAGGCTCGCTACTACAAACGGAAGGATGGGTTGGCCCTCGGCCCCGGGCCTTTCGTGACGGGACTGGAGTACGCAACAGACTGTAAAGCTACTGTAGTTGGAAAGCCTGAAAATACCTTTTTTACACAG GCTCTGTCTGATTTAGGATGTTGCCCCAGTGAAGCTGTTATGATAGGAGAT GATGCCAGAGATGATGTAGGCGGGGCTCAAAATGCAGGCATGTTGGGTATTCTTGTCAGAACTG GTAAATACAGAGAAGgggatgaaaataaaataagccCACCTCCCTACCTGACATGTGACAGTTTCCCAGATGCTGTTGAACACATCCTGCAAAATCTGCTATAA